The following proteins are co-located in the Roseiconus lacunae genome:
- a CDS encoding putative DNA modification/repair radical SAM protein, whose translation MRRVSIATTVSSGNFLPATDLESKLAILADAAKYDASCASSGSKRESRGGLGSTEGMGICHSYTPDGRCVSLLKVLLTNVCIYDCQYCVNRVSSDTPRARMSVEEVVRLTMDFYRRNYIEGLFLSSGIIRSSNYTMDQLVQVAKTLRDRENFRGYIHLKTIPGADEELIEEAGLYADRLSVNIELPTLGDLQQLAPEKKRDEIEDTMGQIKVRRDEVDADKKNGLRPPRFAPAGQSTQMIVGATPTTDRDILATSSTLYQTHRLRRVYYSAFSPIPHADSRLPGQAPPLVREHRLYQADWLIRFYGFDAGELTSDEQANLSLELDPKHAWALAHREQFPIDINLAAREMLLRVPGIGERGVKRILRTRKHHAIRDEDLSRLGIVYRRARPFIITADRHPGPLMIDRADLIEKTRPKQRQLMLFDAADSASNGQV comes from the coding sequence ATGCGCCGTGTCTCCATTGCCACAACCGTTAGCTCGGGAAATTTCTTGCCAGCGACTGACCTCGAATCCAAACTTGCCATCCTAGCCGACGCCGCAAAGTACGATGCGTCGTGCGCAAGCAGCGGATCAAAACGTGAAAGCCGAGGCGGACTTGGTAGCACCGAAGGCATGGGAATCTGCCACAGCTACACGCCCGATGGTCGCTGCGTGTCATTGTTGAAAGTATTGCTAACGAACGTTTGCATCTACGACTGCCAATACTGCGTCAACCGTGTCAGTAGCGACACGCCGCGGGCACGGATGTCGGTCGAGGAAGTGGTGCGACTGACAATGGATTTCTATCGCCGCAACTACATCGAAGGGCTGTTTCTCAGTAGCGGGATCATTCGCTCTTCCAACTACACGATGGACCAACTTGTTCAGGTCGCGAAGACACTCCGCGATCGAGAAAACTTTCGTGGATACATCCATCTGAAAACAATCCCAGGTGCCGATGAAGAACTGATCGAGGAAGCCGGACTGTACGCCGACCGTTTGAGCGTCAATATCGAGTTGCCGACACTTGGTGATCTACAGCAACTCGCACCCGAAAAGAAACGTGATGAAATTGAAGACACGATGGGGCAAATCAAAGTACGTCGCGACGAAGTCGACGCCGACAAAAAGAACGGACTCCGGCCGCCCCGCTTTGCCCCCGCAGGACAAAGTACACAGATGATCGTCGGTGCGACGCCGACAACCGATCGTGACATCCTCGCGACCAGTAGCACGCTATATCAAACTCATCGTTTACGGCGAGTGTATTACAGCGCGTTCAGCCCGATCCCGCATGCCGATTCACGACTACCGGGGCAGGCCCCACCGTTGGTCCGCGAACATCGTCTCTACCAAGCAGATTGGCTAATCCGATTCTACGGTTTTGACGCCGGTGAATTGACTTCAGACGAACAAGCAAACTTGTCGCTGGAACTTGACCCAAAGCATGCTTGGGCCTTGGCACACCGCGAGCAGTTCCCGATCGATATCAACCTCGCCGCGCGAGAGATGCTACTTCGTGTCCCCGGAATCGGCGAACGCGGAGTGAAACGAATCTTGCGGACCCGAAAACATCATGCCATCCGTGACGAGGACCTCTCGCGACTGGGCATTGTTTACCGACGCGCTCGTCCGTTTATTATCACCGCCGATCGACACCCCGGTCCGCTGATGATCGATCGTGCAGATCTGATCGAAAAAACACGCCCAAAGCAACGTCAGTTGATGCTTTTCGATGCCGCCGATTCGGCTTCGAACGGCCAAGTCTGA
- a CDS encoding PEP-CTERM sorting domain-containing protein, producing MRLPFFASVFAIAFLFVGSTTSHAGLMYLSLSAEGNPSNQVEVGESITINVTLNDIDPGWRVVWGVGMDLPENFSAATDFDFTPPMGRPLAQLSGINPLGNFGPEDFSTLMVSVPSNNSSTFSFSTTATSVGQSVFVAQGLAIGVGPGFGGISFVPLSAELTLDVQAPSSAPPSAAQTPEPSSLAIIGSLAGLTVLRRRRRG from the coding sequence ATGAGACTTCCTTTCTTCGCATCCGTTTTCGCAATTGCGTTTCTTTTCGTCGGATCGACGACGTCTCATGCAGGCCTGATGTATCTCAGCCTCTCTGCAGAGGGAAACCCAAGCAACCAAGTCGAAGTTGGAGAATCGATCACGATCAATGTGACATTGAACGATATTGATCCAGGCTGGCGGGTTGTCTGGGGAGTGGGAATGGATCTGCCAGAGAATTTTTCGGCCGCAACTGATTTCGACTTCACTCCTCCTATGGGACGGCCCCTTGCTCAGTTGTCGGGCATCAACCCGCTCGGGAATTTTGGTCCCGAAGACTTTTCGACTTTGATGGTGTCGGTGCCGTCAAACAACTCATCAACATTTTCATTTTCGACGACTGCGACTAGCGTTGGGCAAAGTGTTTTTGTCGCCCAGGGCCTAGCGATCGGTGTCGGACCGGGATTCGGTGGAATCTCGTTCGTGCCGCTATCGGCGGAATTGACACTTGACGTACAAGCTCCGTCCTCGGCGCCCCCGTCGGCCGCTCAAACCCCCGAACCTTCTTCGCTTGCAATCATTGGCAGCCTTGCGGGACTGACTGTCCTAAGAAGGCGCCGACGAGGCTAA
- a CDS encoding UdgX family uracil-DNA binding protein (This protein belongs to the uracil DNA glycosylase superfamily, members of which act in excision repair of DNA. However, it belongs more specifically to UdgX branch, whose founding member was found to bind uracil in DNA (where it does not belong), without cleaving it, appears to promote DNA repair by a pathway involving RecA, rather than base excision.) — protein MSTSNYHAPVHSFRSWRDAARRYLQAGVAPENIRWVDRRSGANQSQQDLFASGEPDFPPQTPPLDTINVPSSFLEIAPTVACHRSAECWSLLYRLLWRLTHSEKHLLMIASDPDVVRLTRFEKAIRRDSHKMKAFVRFRRSVDDLGEHYIAWHRPDHFILRHTAPFFRRRFDVMRWTIMTPDESCHFDGDKLIFGAGMPRSEAPNEDELEPLWKTYYANIFNPARIKLDAMRAEMPKKHWPTLPETEMIGSMLREAPRRVDQMIQTTNTISSAQSFVPEHASIEGLRLAASKCQGCSLCQSATQTVFGHGPATASVVVIGEQPGDQEDVTGKPFVGPAGQLLREELMSVGIDPESVYMTNAVKHFKFTRSSKRRLHKKPSAREVAACRPWLEAELKRIKPAQILCLGATAASAIHGPNFRLTQQRGAFISTRFADQTFATYHPSAILRAEQTSAQNETASQIRDLFHRDLKAFASHIKAPPA, from the coding sequence ATGAGCACTTCGAACTACCACGCACCGGTCCATTCGTTTCGATCCTGGCGAGACGCGGCACGAAGGTATTTACAGGCCGGTGTCGCGCCCGAAAACATTCGCTGGGTCGATCGACGCTCGGGCGCAAACCAAAGCCAACAAGACCTATTTGCTTCGGGCGAACCTGATTTTCCTCCGCAGACGCCGCCTCTCGATACGATCAATGTACCCTCGTCGTTTCTTGAAATCGCGCCCACGGTCGCATGTCATCGATCCGCCGAATGCTGGAGTTTGCTCTATCGATTGCTTTGGCGTCTGACCCATAGCGAAAAACACCTCTTGATGATCGCTAGCGATCCAGATGTGGTTCGCTTGACCCGGTTTGAAAAAGCCATCCGCCGCGATAGTCATAAGATGAAGGCGTTCGTTCGCTTTCGACGCTCCGTTGACGATTTAGGCGAACACTACATCGCATGGCACCGCCCCGATCACTTCATCTTACGTCACACGGCGCCGTTCTTTCGCCGTCGATTTGACGTGATGCGATGGACGATCATGACACCTGATGAATCCTGTCATTTCGATGGTGACAAACTGATCTTCGGCGCAGGAATGCCTCGCAGCGAAGCGCCGAACGAGGATGAACTTGAACCACTCTGGAAAACCTACTACGCCAATATCTTTAACCCAGCGCGAATCAAACTCGATGCGATGCGTGCCGAAATGCCTAAGAAGCACTGGCCGACGCTTCCAGAAACAGAAATGATCGGCTCAATGCTTCGTGAAGCACCCCGCAGGGTGGATCAAATGATCCAAACCACGAACACAATCTCGAGTGCGCAATCGTTTGTTCCAGAGCATGCATCGATCGAAGGCCTCCGTCTGGCCGCAAGCAAATGTCAAGGTTGCTCGCTCTGCCAATCGGCGACACAAACGGTTTTCGGACATGGCCCGGCGACGGCATCCGTTGTCGTGATCGGAGAACAGCCAGGTGATCAAGAAGACGTCACAGGGAAGCCGTTTGTCGGCCCCGCCGGACAGCTACTGCGTGAGGAATTGATGAGCGTAGGAATTGACCCGGAAAGCGTTTACATGACCAACGCGGTGAAGCACTTCAAATTTACGCGTTCATCGAAACGACGACTCCACAAAAAACCCTCCGCAAGGGAAGTCGCTGCATGCCGACCATGGTTGGAGGCAGAGTTGAAACGCATCAAGCCGGCGCAGATCCTTTGCCTCGGTGCGACCGCGGCAAGTGCGATTCACGGCCCCAACTTCCGACTTACACAACAGCGAGGCGCATTCATCTCGACTCGGTTTGCCGATCAAACATTCGCGACCTACCATCCATCAGCGATTTTGAGAGCGGAGCAAACATCGGCTCAAAACGAGACGGCGTCTCAGATTCGAGACCTTTTTCATCGTGACCTCAAAGCATTTGCATCCCATATCAAGGCACCGCCTGCATAA